In Oryzias melastigma strain HK-1 linkage group LG16, ASM292280v2, whole genome shotgun sequence, a single genomic region encodes these proteins:
- the LOC112143143 gene encoding transmembrane protein 158 — protein MLRNSPTLLLALTAVAALVPPCQCWSDEDLLLPPINSSNRFLANLEVDVRFSKRSVEESDAAPDAYPLQALSPSASQCNVSVHRLLPTSLVARWDSSFGFQCDVLIYTTNNHGRAFFSASINRAISPVVIEHLGVTGGQQELRLCVGCGMSRYRRFSQGRSRGQQSGDQVTFCCVDFSLDELKGDKTWRLNRKPIESTLVACFMTLVIIVWSVAALIWPVPIIAGFLPNGMEQRRPR, from the coding sequence ATGCTGAGAAACTCCCCGACTCTCCTGCTGGCTCTGACCGCGGTGGCCGCACTTGTCCCGCCATGCCAATGCTGGAGCGACGAGGACCTCCTCCTGCCGCCCATCAACTCCTCCAACAGGTTCCTGGCCAACCTGGAGGTGGACGTGCGCTTCTCCAAGAGGTCCGTGGAGGAGAGCGACGCCGCGCCCGATGCCTACCCGCTGCAGGCGCTCAGCCCCTCCGCGTCCCAGTGCAACGTGAGCGTCCACAGACTGCTGCCCACGTCGCTGGTGGCCCGCTGGGACAGCAGCTTCGGCTTCCAGTGTGACGTCCTCATCTACACCACCAACAACCACGGCAGGGCTTTCTTCTCCGCCTCCATCAACCGGGCCATCTCACCCGTGGTCATCGAGCACCTCGGGGTCACCGGGGGTCAGCAGGAGCTGAGGCTGTGCGTGGGCTGCGGCATGTCCCGGTACCGCCGCTTCAGCCAGGGCAGGTCGCGGGGTCAGCAGAGCGGGGACCAGGTGACCTTCTGCTGCGTGGACTTCAGCCTCGACGAGCTGAAGGGGGACAAAACTTGGAGGCTGAACAGGAAGCCCATCGAGTCCACGCTCGTGGCGTGCTTCATGACCCTGGTCATCATCGTGTGGAGTGTTGCTGCTCTCATATGGCCGGTGCCCATCATTGCAGGCTTCCTCCCCAACGGGATGGAGCAGAGGAGACCCAGATAA
- the clec3ba gene encoding tetranectin, which produces METKGLKMAFCLLLMVHSSLQQTSSKKKNNKRDSAVEELQKQINDIVQELNLLKEQQALQTVCLRGTKVLGKCFLADPVKKTFHSASEDCIAKGGSLSTPLTWEENEQLHNYVRQSIGPEEHIWLGINDMITDGQWVDQSGSNVRFKNWETEITLQPDGGHSQNCAVLSTTAKGKWFDESCRAEKASVCEFNIV; this is translated from the exons ATGGAAACCAAAGGACTGAAGATGGCATTTTGTCTTCTGCTGATGGTGCATAGCTCCCTGCAGCAGACCTCCTCcaagaaaaagaacaacaaaagag ACTCTGcagtggaggagctgcagaagcaGATCAACGACATTGTGCAGGAGCTGAACTTGCTGAAAGAGCAGCAGGCTCTGCAGACAG TTTGTCTGAGAGGCACAAAGGTCCTCGGTAAATGTTTCCTGGCTGATCCAGTGAAGAAGACCTTCCACTCAGCCAGTGAGGACTGCATCGCCAAAGGAGGAAGCCTGAGCACTCCCCTGACATGGGAGGAGAACGAGCAGCTCCACAACTACGTGCGGCAAAGCATCGGCCCCGAGGAGCACATCTGGCTGGGCATCAACGACATGATCACCGACGGCCAGTGGGTGGACCAGTCGGGCTCGAATGTGCGTTTCAAGAACTGGGAGACAGAGATCACCCTGCAGCCCGACGGCGGCCACAGCCAGAACTGTGCCGTCCTCTCCACCACAGCTAAGGGGAAGTGGTTTGATGAGAGCTGCAGAGCTGAGAAGGCCTCAGTGTGTGAGTTCAACATCGTTTAA